One region of Ornithinibacter aureus genomic DNA includes:
- a CDS encoding DNA-binding response regulator yields MTDPEQSSDVRFSLVDDATAVRESLSVLLPDLTFVSSHPSLEDFLAAAPRADVVILDLHLVNLRQPDAAQGVAAIHAAVDAGYRVCVYTQEERRFVLASCLAAGATGVVSKSSTLAETRTAFLAVSRGELVAPPSVTGLIEALVRRGRVTVLNKRQREVLAGRARGLTYAELSRTLYLSESTLRGYWRDLSGVVSSYLQDSSPGDIERALGLGPGDLVDHWPTRSAADDLD; encoded by the coding sequence GTGACCGACCCCGAGCAGAGTTCCGACGTCCGGTTCAGCCTCGTCGACGACGCCACCGCCGTGCGCGAGTCGCTGTCGGTGCTGCTGCCCGACCTCACCTTCGTCTCCAGCCACCCCAGCCTCGAGGACTTCCTCGCCGCGGCCCCGCGCGCCGACGTCGTCATCCTCGACCTGCACCTGGTCAACCTGCGCCAGCCCGACGCCGCGCAGGGCGTGGCTGCCATCCACGCCGCCGTGGATGCCGGGTACCGCGTCTGCGTCTACACCCAGGAGGAGCGCCGCTTCGTGCTGGCCTCGTGCCTCGCGGCCGGTGCGACCGGGGTGGTGTCGAAGTCGTCAACCCTGGCCGAGACGCGCACGGCGTTCCTCGCCGTGTCGCGCGGCGAGCTCGTGGCACCGCCGAGTGTCACCGGGCTCATCGAGGCGCTCGTGCGCCGTGGGCGGGTCACGGTGCTCAACAAGCGCCAACGCGAGGTGCTGGCCGGGCGGGCCCGTGGGCTCACGTACGCCGAACTGAGCCGGACGTTGTACCTGTCGGAGTCGACGCTGCGCGGCTACTGGCGCGACCTCTCGGGGGTGGTGTCGAGCTACCTGCAGGACTCCTCGCCCGGTGACATCGAACGAGCCCTGGGCCTTGGCCCCGGCGACCTCGTCGACCACTGGCCGACGCGCTCAGCAGCCGACGACCTCGACTGA
- the guaA gene encoding glutamine-hydrolyzing GMP synthase codes for MRVSETPSTQPESTHLADRPVLVVDFGAQYAQLIARRVREANCFSEVVPHSMPVAEMLAKDPAAVILSGGPMSVYEDGAPSLDPALLQAGVPVFGMCYGFQAMAQALGGTVERTGLSEFGATPATILDSTSTLFNGQPVEQSVWMSHGDSVSAAPEGMTVTATTSGAPVAGFEDDERRLYGVQWHPEVLHSTFGQQVLENFLLRGAGLTGEWTAANVVDDLVASVREQIGDARVICGLSGGVDSSVAAALVQRAVGNQLTCVFVDHGLLRSGEAEQVEQDFVAATGVDLVVVDAKERFLTALAGVSDPEEKRKIIGREFIRVFEQAARDVVGSHAGSDDHPVEFLVQGTLYPDVVESGGGTGTANIKSHHNVGGLPDDLQFKLVEPLRLLFKDEVRQVGLELGVPEAIVWRQPFPGPGLGIRIVGEVTGERLDILRAADLIAREELTAAGLDRSIWQCPVVLLGDVRSVGVQGDGRTYGHPIVLRPVSSEDAMTADWTRVPYEVLAKISTRITNEVREVNRVVLDITSKPPGTIEWE; via the coding sequence GTGCGGGTGAGCGAGACCCCCAGCACGCAGCCCGAGAGCACCCACCTTGCCGACCGTCCGGTGCTCGTCGTCGACTTCGGGGCGCAGTACGCCCAGCTCATCGCCCGACGGGTGCGTGAGGCCAACTGCTTCAGCGAGGTCGTGCCGCACTCGATGCCCGTGGCCGAGATGCTGGCCAAGGACCCGGCCGCCGTGATCCTCTCCGGCGGGCCGATGTCGGTCTACGAGGACGGCGCACCGAGCCTGGACCCGGCGCTGCTGCAGGCCGGGGTGCCGGTCTTCGGCATGTGCTACGGCTTCCAGGCGATGGCCCAGGCGCTCGGCGGCACGGTGGAGCGCACGGGGCTCTCCGAGTTCGGGGCGACCCCCGCCACGATCCTCGACAGCACGTCCACGCTGTTCAACGGCCAGCCCGTCGAGCAGTCGGTGTGGATGAGCCACGGCGACTCCGTGTCGGCCGCACCGGAGGGGATGACGGTGACGGCCACGACCTCAGGGGCGCCCGTCGCGGGCTTCGAGGACGACGAGCGTCGCCTCTACGGGGTGCAGTGGCACCCCGAGGTGCTCCACTCGACGTTCGGCCAGCAGGTGCTCGAGAACTTCCTGCTGCGCGGCGCCGGTCTCACGGGGGAGTGGACGGCTGCGAACGTCGTCGACGACCTCGTGGCGTCGGTGCGGGAGCAGATCGGTGACGCGCGCGTCATCTGCGGCCTGTCCGGTGGCGTCGACTCGTCGGTGGCCGCAGCCTTGGTCCAGCGGGCCGTCGGCAACCAGCTGACCTGCGTGTTCGTCGACCACGGGCTGCTGCGCTCGGGTGAGGCCGAGCAGGTCGAGCAGGACTTCGTCGCAGCCACGGGGGTCGACCTCGTCGTCGTCGACGCCAAGGAGCGCTTCCTCACGGCCCTGGCCGGGGTGTCCGACCCCGAGGAGAAGCGCAAGATCATCGGTCGTGAGTTCATCCGGGTCTTCGAGCAGGCCGCACGAGACGTCGTCGGTTCGCACGCAGGCTCGGACGACCACCCCGTCGAGTTCCTCGTGCAGGGCACCCTGTACCCCGACGTCGTGGAGTCCGGCGGCGGCACGGGCACGGCCAACATCAAGTCGCACCACAACGTCGGCGGCCTGCCTGACGACCTGCAGTTCAAGCTCGTCGAGCCGCTGCGGCTGCTGTTCAAGGACGAGGTCCGTCAGGTCGGTCTGGAACTGGGGGTTCCGGAGGCCATCGTCTGGCGCCAGCCGTTCCCCGGCCCGGGCCTCGGCATCCGCATCGTCGGCGAGGTCACCGGTGAGCGCCTGGACATCCTGCGTGCGGCCGACCTCATCGCCCGCGAGGAGCTGACCGCGGCGGGCCTGGACCGCTCGATCTGGCAGTGCCCCGTCGTCCTGCTCGGTGATGTCCGCTCGGTCGGGGTGCAGGGCGACGGGCGCACCTACGGTCACCCGATCGTGCTGCGCCCGGTGTCGTCCGAGGACGCGATGACCGCTGACTGGACCCGTGTTCCCTACGAGGTGCTGGCCAAGATCTCGACCCGCATCACCAACGAGGTGCGCGAGGTCAACCGGGTGGTCCTGGACATCACGTCCAAGCCGCCGGGCACCATCGAGTGGGAGTAG
- a CDS encoding DUF3817 domain-containing protein: MTTPDSRTHTIDDVEGARSRLTFFKVMAFIVGVGLLVLVVEMVLSYGFGLKGEDNPLYWWPQPHGFIYMVYLVATALLGFKVGWSLTKMVLVMLAGCVPFLSFWVERRVAGQVESELAAARQ, translated from the coding sequence GTGACGACGCCTGACTCCCGCACCCACACCATCGACGACGTCGAGGGGGCCCGCTCGCGGCTGACCTTCTTCAAGGTGATGGCCTTCATCGTCGGCGTCGGTCTGCTCGTGCTCGTCGTGGAGATGGTGCTGTCCTACGGCTTCGGGCTCAAGGGTGAGGACAACCCGCTGTACTGGTGGCCCCAGCCGCACGGCTTCATCTACATGGTCTACCTCGTCGCCACCGCCCTGCTCGGGTTCAAGGTCGGCTGGTCGCTGACGAAGATGGTGCTCGTCATGCTGGCCGGCTGCGTGCCCTTCCTGTCGTTCTGGGTCGAGCGCCGCGTCGCCGGACAGGTCGAGTCCGAACTGGCGGCGGCGCGCCAGTAA
- a CDS encoding SURF1 family protein, which yields MLRTALRPRFLGLLGLVVVVGIAFAFLGRWQLGVAESRSYREAVEAARAQEPTALTSVLEPHAPFRGDLSSRPVTAQGSYAPEGQLLVPDRRLDGVAGSWVLTPFVVEGSGATLPVVRGFVTDPADAGAPASGSLTIAGGLAPGESPSSVPVAAGEIGSVDLSLLVNTWPGELYNAFVFLESETPQAADQPTRVPTPLPDTSIQWRNAAYAVQWWVFALFALWVWFRMVREETRREERLEAPGDTGSRDDA from the coding sequence GTGTTGCGGACCGCCCTTCGGCCTCGGTTTCTCGGCCTCCTCGGTCTCGTGGTGGTCGTGGGGATCGCCTTCGCCTTCCTCGGCCGCTGGCAGCTCGGGGTCGCCGAGAGCCGCTCGTACCGCGAGGCCGTCGAGGCGGCCCGTGCCCAGGAGCCGACCGCGCTGACCTCGGTGCTGGAGCCCCACGCGCCGTTTCGCGGTGACCTGTCCTCGCGCCCGGTGACGGCGCAGGGCAGCTACGCACCCGAGGGTCAGCTGCTCGTGCCGGATCGGCGCCTCGACGGCGTGGCCGGGTCGTGGGTGCTCACGCCCTTCGTCGTCGAGGGCTCGGGGGCGACGCTTCCGGTCGTGCGCGGATTCGTCACAGACCCGGCGGATGCCGGGGCGCCCGCGTCAGGCTCCCTCACCATCGCGGGTGGGTTGGCGCCCGGGGAGTCGCCGTCCTCCGTGCCGGTGGCCGCGGGGGAGATCGGGTCGGTGGACCTGTCCCTGCTCGTCAACACCTGGCCGGGAGAGCTGTACAACGCCTTCGTCTTCCTGGAGTCCGAGACCCCGCAGGCTGCCGACCAGCCGACCAGGGTGCCGACGCCGCTGCCGGACACGAGCATCCAGTGGCGCAACGCCGCGTATGCCGTGCAGTGGTGGGTCTTCGCGCTGTTCGCTCTCTGGGTGTGGTTCCGGATGGTGCGTGAGGAGACCCGCCGTGAAGAGCGGCTCGAGGCGCCGGGAGATACTGGGTCCCGTGACGACGCCTGA